One segment of Primulina tabacum isolate GXHZ01 chromosome 14, ASM2559414v2, whole genome shotgun sequence DNA contains the following:
- the LOC142524957 gene encoding endoglucanase 8-like, translating to MVGARAGAGVRILILIVLTGATVAENAIRHDYGDALSKSVLFFEGQRSGKLPSNQRLTWRRDSALRDGSDKGVDLTGGYYDAGDNVKFNFPMAFTTTMLAWSVIEYGRSMGPDLGHAMEAVRWSTDYFLKCTSVPGVVFAGVGDPNADHNCWQRPEDMQTPRTVYAVSEKAPGSEVSAEIAAALAAASMVFKASGHGRYSNLLLQRATKVFEFADKFRGSYNSSIGSGVCPFYCDYNGYQDELVWAAAWLHKATGNPQYWNYVSQNIQYLTNAMLEFGWDAKHAGINVLVSKYVLNNPGLVNMTPFLSYADNFVCDVLPESPIKSFKYSPGGLMYKPGDCNMQHTTTLSFLTLTYAGYIKSSKRIIQCKNVRINSERLIQFSKSQVDYILGSNPLKMSIMVGYGKKFPQRIHHRGSSLPSIAKHPKLIACKEGTPYYQTKEPNPNLLVGAVVGGPDLSDSFSDDRKDPGETEPTTYVNAPLVGLLAYFKGNK from the exons ATGGTGGGAGCAAGAGCAGGTGCGGGTGTAAGGATACTAATTTTGATAGTGTTAACGGGTGCGACGGTGGCTGAAAATGCGATTCGGCATGATTATGGTGATGCCTTGTCTAAGAGTGTGTTGTTTTTTGAGGGCCAAAGGTCGGGGAAATTACCCTCTAATCAGCGTTTGACATGGCGAAGAGATTCGGCTCTTCGTGATGGCAGTGACAAAGGC GTGGACTTAACCGGAGGCTACTATGACGCCGGTGACAACGTAAAGTTCAACTTTCCGATGGCATTCACTACTACAATGCTAGCATGGAGTGTAATTGAATATGGCAGGTCGATGGGTCCCGACCTAGGCCATGCAATGGAGGCCGTCCGGTGGTCAACCGATTACTTCCTCAAATGCACCAGTGTACCCGGTGTCGTTTTCGCTGGGGTTGGGGACCCCAATGCCGATCATAATTGCTGGCAAAGGCCGGAAGACATGCAGACTCCTCGCACGGTTTATGCGGTTAGCGAAAAGGCGCCTGGCTCCGAGGTGTCGGCTGAGATTGCAGCAGCGTTGGCGGCGGCCTCGATGGTGTTCAAAGCTTCTGGCCACGGAAGATACTCTAATTTGCTCCTGCAAAGGGCCACTAAG GTATTTGAATTCGCAGACAAATTTAGAGGATCATACAATTCTAGTATCGGGTCAGGAGTGTGCCCATTTTACTGCGATTACAATGGGTATCAAGATGAGTTGGTGTGGGCTGCAGCTTGGCTGCACAAAGCCACTGGAAATCCTCAGTACTGGAACTATGTTTCTCAAAACATCCAATATTTGACGAATGCCATGTTAGAATTCGGTTGGGACGCGAAACATGCCGGTATAAACGTACTCGTTTCCAAG TATGTTTTAAATAACCCGGGCTTGGTTAACATGACTCCTTTCCTCTCATATGCCGACAACTTCGTGTGTGATGTATTGCCTGAATCACCCATCAAAAGCTTCAAGTATTCACCTG GTGGGCTAATGTACAAACCAGGAGATTGCAACATGCAGCACACAACTACTTTGTCATTTCTTACTCTAACATATGCTGGATATATAAAAAGTTCTAAAAGGATAATTCAATGCAAAAATGTGAGAATTAATTCGGAGAGGCTCATCCAATTCTCTAAATCACAG GTGGATTATATATTAGGGAGCAATCCCTTGAAAATGTCGATAATGGTTGGATATGGGAAGAAATTTCCGCAGCGTATACACCATAGGGGATCTTCATTACCTTCAATTGCCAAGCATCCAAAACTTATTGCTTGCAAAGAGGGAACACCCTATTATCAAACCAAGGAGCCAAACCCGAATTTGCTGGTTGGAGCTGTGGTAGGAGGGCCGGATTTATCGGATTCGTTTTCTGATGATCGGAAAGACCCTGGAGAAACGGAGCCAACCACTTATGTCAATGCACCTCTAGTAGGGCTCTTGGCCTACTTCAAAGGAAACAAATAA
- the LOC142524929 gene encoding uncharacterized protein LOC142524929 produces the protein MTLMAVFQHAPFARAIQLRALIIACSSSASTVAPPSRVLLGMPEQELQQLALQFGQEGYRGKQLHHLLYKSKVKEIQEFSNLPLAFRNELQEAGWSVGRSPVYKEVIAADGTVKLLIKLEDNRLVETVGIPVADDKGSPRLTACVSSQVGCPLRCSFCATGKGGFSRNLKRHEIVEQVLAIEDVFKHRVTNVVFMGMGEPMMNMKEVLEAHRCLNKDIQIGQRMITISTVGVPSTIKKLASHKLQSTLALSLHAPNQKLREKIVPSAKSYPLEAIMKDCKDYFLETGRRVSFEYTLLAGVNDAVEHAEELAKLLHEWGSGYHVNLIPFNPIEGSDYQRPYKKSILAFSATLESNKVTVSVRQTRGLDASAACGQLRNEFQKIPLLAGAEVQQSQLEMAVAS, from the exons atgacGCTCATGGCCGTATTTCAGCACGCGCCCTTTGCGCGTGCTATACAGTTGCGGGCGCTAATCATTGCCTGTAGCAGCAGCGCCTCTACGGTCGCACCACCGTCTCGAGTGCTCCTCGGAATGCCCGAACAAGAACTCCAGCAGCTCGCTCTTCAATTTGGTCAG GAAGGATATAGAGGCAAACAATTGCATCATTTGTTGTATAAGAGTAAGGTTAAAGAAATTCAGGAGTTCAGTAATT TGCCACTGGCTTTCAGAAATGAACTTCAAGAAGCGGGGTGGAGTGTGGGTCGGTCACCGGTTTATAAGGAGGTGATTGCCGCTGATGGTACAGTAAAG CTACTAATAAAACTGGAGGATAACAGGCTGGTAGAAACAGTAGGAATTCCTGTTGCAGATGACAAAGGTTCGCCTCGACTGACTGCATGTGTCTCATCACAA GTGGGATGTCCCTTGCGATGTTCCTTTTGTGCCACTGGCAAGGGAGGTTTCTCAAGGAACCTTAAAAGGCATGAAATTGTTGAGCAG GTTTTGGCAATCGAAGATGTCTTTAAGCATAGAGTTACAAATGTTGTGTTTATGGGAATGGGTGAGCCAATGATGAACATGAAAGAAGTTCTTGAAGCACACCGATGCTTGAACAAG GATATTCAAATTGGGCAAAGGATGATTACAATTTCAACTGTCGGAGTTCCAAGCACTATAAAAAAACTGGCTTCCCACAAACTTCAATCTACTCTGGCTCTCAG CTTGCATGCCCCAAATCAGAAACTTAGGGAAAAGATTGTGCCAAGCGCAAAATCTTACCCTTTGGAAGCAATCATGAAGGACTGCAAGGACTATTTCCTTGAAACCGGTCGACGGGTATCCTTTGAATACACACTTTTAG CTGGAGTCAATGATGCAGTTGAACATGCAGAAGAACTGGCAAAGCTTCTTCATGAATGGGGTAGTGGCTATCATGTGAACCTGATACCCTTTAATCCGATAGAAGGCTCTGACTATCAGCGCCCCTATAAAAAATCG ATTCTTGCTTTTTCAGCTACTCTGGAGTCCAATAAAGTAACCGTTAGTGTACGCCAAACACGAGGACTAGATGCAAGTGCAGCCTGTGGCCAGCTAAGGAATGAGTTTCAGAAGATCCCTTTGCTTGCTGGCGCTGAGGTCCAACAATCTCAATTAGAAATGGCAGTTGCTTCCTAA
- the LOC142524960 gene encoding methyl-CpG-binding domain-containing protein 2-like, with translation MEQSSSASAKKVWESVHAYAVQCSSCLKWRLAPSKEKYEEIRETIEEHPFTCDITGQWKPEISCATESDVKPLDQNWIWAMDKPNIPRTPKGWQRIIRARSGGGTKFADVYYVAPSNKRLRSMVELDRYLGEHPQFEQDGVTISQFSFNSPAPFEDKNVGKRRPHSSSRDISGTESAVESAAVPEPMVGSQAESSANPMLAMVPYVNKE, from the exons ATGGAACAAAGTTCAAGCGCCTCGGCAAAAAAGGTTTGGGAATCTGTCCATGCATATGCAGTCCAGTGCAGCTCGTGCCTGAAGTGGAGGCTCGCCCCCTCGAAGGAAAAGTACGAGGAAATTAGAGAAACGATCGAGGAACATCCTTTCACATGTGATATAACTGGGCAGTGGAAGCCTGAAATATCATGTGCAACCGAATCTGATGTCAAGCCATTGGATCAAAACTGGATATGGGCAATGGACAAGCCCAACATCCCTCGGACCCCTAAGGGCTGGCAACGCATTATAAGGGCTCGATCTGGAGGAGGCACCAAATTCGCTGATGT GTATTATGTAGCGCCATCCAACAAGAGACTGCGTTCGATGGTGGAACTTGATCG GTATCTTGGTGAGCATCCGCAATTTGAACAAGACGGAGTCACCATATCccaattttcttttaattccCCCGCAccatttgaagataaaaatgTTGGGAAGAGGCGTCCCCATTCTTCTTCTCGGGACATAAGTGGGACAGAATCGGCAG TTGAAAGTGCTGCAGTACCAGAGCCAATGGTCGGCTCCCAAGCAGAGAGTTCGG CCAACCCCATGTTAGCAATGGTTCCATATGTGAATAAAGAATAG
- the LOC142525495 gene encoding uncharacterized protein LOC142525495, with product MVGRRVLSLPKIRAATTPPPPLEAAEEGKAKLWGRRLASGALICLTGGVALSAVDDLLIYHGCSSKAMEKASKNQAIIEAIGEPIVRGPWYNASLAIAHQRHSVSCTFPVSGPQGSGMFQLKAVRNGDDTWFSFLRPREWEILIMEALLHVPGNEKKEQTYRISVSDNPSSTVCTPCTACSIQPSESVEANQPQPG from the exons ATGGTGGGCAGAAGGGTTCTCTCTCTACCGAAGATTCGAGCGGCGACAACACCACCACCGCCTCTAGAGGCGGCGGAAGAAGGGAAAGCAAAATTATGGGGTCGTAGATTAGCTTCAGGAGCGTTGATTTGCTTGACAGGAGGCGTTGCCTTGAGCGCTGTAGATGATCTCCTTATTTACCATGGCTGTAGCAG TAAGGCGATGGAGAAAGCCAGCAAGAATCAGGCAATTATTGAAGCTATTGGAGAGCCTATTGTGAGGGGTCCATGGTATAATGCATCACTTGCAATTGCTCACCAGCGCCACTCTGTATCGTGCACTTTTCCTGTCTCTGGGCCGCAGGGCTCTGGAATGTTTCAGCTCAAAGCAGTACGTAACGGAG ATGACACTTGGTTTTCATTTTTACGTCCCCGTGAATGGGAAATCCTCATCATGGAAGCTCTCCTCCACGTCCCAGGAAATGAAAAGAAGGAACAGACATACCGGATCAGCGTATCAGATAACCCTTCTTCCACAGTTTGCACTCCGTGCACCGCTTGCAGTATTCAACCATCTGAAAGTGTTGAAGCGAATCAACCTCAGCCTGGCTAG
- the LOC142525116 gene encoding 16 kDa phloem protein 1-like, with product MTIGIMEVTLLQARGLKNTEFLGKIDPYVLIQYKNQEQKSQTGGGKVSKFQAYHCMCLIKIQGQGSDPVWNEKFKFRVEYPIKGDEHHKLILKIMDKHTFTQDDFVGQTTINLKELFGIGVENGMAQLPPRKYRVVSSNQTYHGEIQVGVTFIAQEETDRLQE from the exons ATGACGATTGGGATAATGGAGGTCACTCTTCTGCAAGCTCGTGGTCTCAAGAACACAGAATTCTTAG GTAAGATAGATCCATATGTTTTGATTCAATACAAAAATCAGGAGCAAAAGAGCCAAACTGGTGGAGGGAAGGTTTCTAAGTTTCAAGCTTACCATTGTATGTGT ctTATTAAAATCCAAG GTCAAGGAAGCGATCCAGTGTGGAACGAGAAGTTTAAATTCCGAGTAGAATATCCGATCAAAGGGGATGAACACCATAAACTCATTCTCAAAATTATGGACAAGCACACTTTCACCCAAGACGACTTTGTTGGTCAAACCAC AATCAATTTGAAGGAACTATTTGGAATCGGTGTGGAGAATGGGATGGCTCAACTTCCTCCTCGAAAGTATAGAGTTGTTTCTTCCAATCAAACTTATCATGGTGAAATTCAAGTTGGAGTGACTTTTATCGCACAA GAGGAAACAGATCGCCTGCAAGAATAA